The nucleotide sequence GACAGGCCATCGCCGGCATCGCCGGCTGGCTCGGCTGGACGCTGCCGCTGCTATGGATCCAGTGGTGGCTGGAGCGTGAGAAATGGTCAAGAGTCGTGGATCACGCCCCTGATCAAGCAGGGACCTTCACCGCGCGCCTGCTCGCACCAGGGCCACGAGCGCGTGCCCGTCGAGCTTGCGCCACGTCTTCTCGGCGGCGAGCAGCCGCTTGAACACCATCGCCAGCCCTGCGTTTCGCGGGCCTGGTCCCTTCGTCACCCGCGTCCGCAATCGCACCGTCGCGAGGGTCGACTCGATTGGATTCGTCGTACGCAGGTGCTTCCAGTGCGCCGCCGGAAAGTCGACGCAGGTGAGCCGCGCCTCGCGCCCGTCGACGAGCGACTTCGCGGCTTTCGGGTACTTCTCGCCGTAGCTCGACGCGAAATCGTCGATCGCGGCGTCCGCGGCCTTCCGCGTCGGCGCGTTCATCGCCTCTTGCAGCTTCGACTTGGCCCGCGGCTGGAGCGGTCCGCGAGCGACCGCTTCTGCCACGCCTCTCGCTCGTCGGACCACGTCGACACGAGCCGCGTGATCGCGCTTGGCGACAGCCCCGACCCATTTTCGCCGAGCAACGTCGGAAGCGCCTCG is from Polyangium spumosum and encodes:
- a CDS encoding transposase, with the protein product MNDKRVVDGKKQKFTSEILPPYLRRSKNVSEVLSPPVSARFVDGRLLRGASDVARRKWVGAVAKRDHAARVDVVRRARGVAEAVARGPLQPRAKSKLQEAMNAPTRKAADAAIDDFASSYGEKYPKAAKSLVDGREARLTCVDFPAAHWKHLRTTNPIESTLATVRLRTRVTKGPGPRNAGLAMVFKRLLAAEKTWRKLDGHALVALVRAGAR